A region from the Camelus ferus isolate YT-003-E chromosome 1, BCGSAC_Cfer_1.0, whole genome shotgun sequence genome encodes:
- the NCEH1 gene encoding neutral cholesterol ester hydrolase 1 isoform X2, which translates to MALLLLPLARILSPSKSNLIHYLGLSHHLLALNFIIVSFGKKSAWSSTQVKVTDTDFDGVEVRVFEGPPKPEEPLKRSVVYIHGGGWALASAKIRYYDELCTAMAEELNAVIVSIEYRLVPTVYFPAQIHDVVRATKYFLQPEVLHKYSVDPGRIGISGDSAGGNLAAALGQQFNQDDHLKNKLKVQALIYPVLQALDFNTPSYQQNMNTPILPRYVMVKYWVDYFKGNYDFVQAMIVNNHTSLDVEEAAALRARLNWTSLLPASITKNYKPVVQTTGNARIVQEIPQLLDARSAPLIAEQEVLQHLPKTYILTCEHDVLRDDGIMYAKRLESAGVEVTLDHFEDGFHGCMIFTSWPTNFSVGIRTRNSYIKWLDQNL; encoded by the exons AGTAACCTGATACACTACCTGGGCCTCAGCCATCATCTGCTCGCACTGAACTTTATCATCGTTTCTTTCGGCAAGAAAAGTGCATGGTCATCTACTCAAGTGAAGGTGACCGACACTGACTTTGATGGCGTGGAAGTCAGAGTGTTTGAAGGCCCTCCAAAGCCAGAAGAGCCGCTGAAACGCAGCGTTGTTTACATCCACGGAGGAGGCTGGGCCCTGGCAAGCGCAA AAATCAGGTATTATGATGAACTGTGTACAGCAATGGCTGAGGAATTGAATGCTGTCATTGTCTCCATTGA ATACAGGCTGGTTCCAACGGTTTATTTTCCTGCGCAGATTCATGATGTTGTACGTGCCACAAAGTATTTCCTGCAGCCGGAAGTCTTACACAAATATTCAGTTGACCCGGGCAGAATTGGCATTTCTGGtgacagtgctggtgggaatttgGCCGCTGCCCTGGGCCAACAG tTTAATCAAGATGACCACCTAAAAAACAAGCTCAAAGTGCAAGCTTTAATTTACCCAGTTCTTCAAGCACTAGATTTTAACACACCCTCTTATCAGCAAAACATGAACACCCCAATCCTACCCCGCTATGTCATGGTCAAGTACTGGGTGGACTACTTCAAGGGCAACTATGATTTTGTCCAGGCAATGATAGTTAACAATCACACTTCACTTGATGTGGAAGAGGCTGCTGCCCTCAGGGCCCGTCTAAACTGGACATCTCTCTTGCCTGCTTCCATCACAAAGAACTACAAGCCTGTAGTGCAGACCACCGGCAACGCCAGGATTGTCCAGGAGATCCCTCAGCTGCTGGATGCCCGTTCGGCCCCACTCATCGCAGAACAGGAAGTCCTACAGCACCTCCCAAAGACCTATATTCTGACCTGTGAGCATGATGTCCTAAGAGATGATGGAATCATGTATGCCAAGCGTTTGGAGAGCGCAGGTGTGGAGGTGACCCTTGATCACTTTGAGGATGGCTTCCATGGGTGCATGATTTTCACCAGCTGGCCCACCAACTTCTCAGTGGGAATTCGGACTAGGAATAGTTACATCAAGTGGCTGGATCAAAACCTGTAA